cctgagaggaggttgtaggcaggtgggggttggtctcttctcccagacaatCAGCactaggacaagagggcatggccTTAAGCTGCGccgggggaggtttaggttagatattagaaagaaattctttccagagagggtaatcagccattggagtgggctgcccagggaagtggtggattctccatccctggaggcttTAAAGATGaggctggacgtggcacttagtgccatggtctagcaactgtggtggtagtggatcaagggttggacttgatgatctcagaggtcctttccaacccatctgattctatgattccataagCTAGTTTAACTGGAGAGCAAACCATATTCTTAAAGCCTCTCAAGAATGGTCTTAACAGACCTGAAACATATGAATGTCTGAGTGAAGGAGCTTAGGTTCCCTTTATTCTGTTTACTTCTTGGTTTTTAGTGGAACACAAGCATTCCCTGACTTACAATTTTCTAGAATTTGGTTATGCCAATTGCAAATACAGATTTCCTCTGCAGAAACcattcccacaggctgcagcctgCATCCCTGCCTACCACAAGGCATGAAacctctgcctgtgctgaccCCATGCTAGTTAAAGGAAAGATGGTTGAACTGTTCTGCAGAGACAGTCCCAGCATCGTCCGGTGTCACGTcctctgtggggacagggacacaagGGAAAACCTGTTCCTCAATGGGGCCCCCGGCCAcggcccagggctgtggtgtcAGGCCAGGGCCAAAGGGCTTGAGGAACCTGAACTCGCTGTTGCCCGAGCCCGTGGTGAGGCTGATCTCGTAGCAGTAGGGGTGGGGCAgggtccctgcagcagctgcctcgGCCAGGCCACTCGGCAAGTTGTCGGCCCCGTCAAGCACGTGGGCAGccttcagctcctttctcttgCACAGCCTGCGAGCCACGAAGGCTGCTGTGGAGGCgaggaagagcagggagacGAAGACCAAGGCAAGGATTAAGTAGGTGGTGAGGGAGCCGGGCTGGTCGTCGGTGGCGGGGCTGCCGTGCGGTTGGCGCAGGTTGGAGAAGTCCTTGAGCAGGAGTGCGCTGAGAGCGGCGGTGGCTGAGAGGGGTGGGCGGCCGTTGTCTCGCACCAGGACGACGAGCTTGTGCTTGACGCTGTCTCTGTCTGTCACGGGCCTCCTGAGCCTCACCTCGCCGCTTTGGGCAGCCACGGCAAAGAGCCCGGGGTCGGTGGCCCTGAGCAGGTGGTACGAGAGCCAGGAGTTCTGCCCCGAGTCGGCGTCGACGGCCACCACTTTGGAGACGAGGTAGCCCGCCTCAGCCGACACGGGCACCAGCTCGCTGGAGGCCGGGCCGCTGTCGGGCGCCGGGTACAGCACGAGCGGGGCGTTGTCGTTCTCGTCCAGCACCAGCAGGCGGACGGTGACGTTGGCTCGCAGCGGAGGAGAACCCGCGTCAGAGGCGCTCACCACCACCTCGCTCTGCCTCAGCTGCTCGTAGTCCAGCGCTCGCAGCACAAACACCTGCCCGCTCTCCGAGTTCACCGACAGGCACGAGCACCAAGGCCGCTCCGCCGCTTGCCCCGCTGACAGCGAATAGGTCACCTTGGCGTTGAGCCCCACGTCGGCATCTGCGGCACTCACGGCTCCAACCAGCACGCTGGGCACATTGTTCTCACGCACGTACATGGTGTACGAGCTCTGGTTGAAGACAGGCGCGTTGTCATTGACGTCCGAGATGGCCACGCTGAAGGTGTGGCTGCTCGTCAGAGGAGGGGAGCCCGCGTCTGCTGCTGTCACCGTCACCATGTACTCAGCCGTCTCCTCGCGGTCCAGGCCACTCACCGTCACCAGCTCATAGTAATTCTTGTAGGCTGGGCGCAGGGAGAAGACGAGTTGATCGTCGAGGGCACAGGAGACCTTGCCGTTGGCCCCAGCATCGCGGTCCCTGACACTGAAGAGGGCAACGACCGTGCCGGGCGCTGAGTTCTCGGCGAGGGGACTGCTGAAGGAACTGACCACCAGCTCCGGGGCATTGTCATTCACATCCAACACCTCCACCAACACCTTGCAGATTGCTGAAAGGCCCCCACCATCTGTGCCCCTAACACGGAGTTCGTGAGTCTCTGCTGCCTCAAAGTCCAGAGGCTTTGTGAGTTTAATTTCACCTGTTATAGGATCAATCTCAAATGATGAGTCACTCTGGCTGACTGCTTCGCTGAACTGATAGGAGATGTCTCCATTAATTCCTTCATCCTGATCAGTTGCCAGCACAGTCAGGACCACAGAGCCCTCTGGTGTGTTTTCTAAAATCCGCGCAAGGTACACCTCCTTTGTGAACACTGGGGAGTTGTCGTTTGCATCGAGAATTATAATGTGAATTTGTGTGGTCCCACTTCTGGGAGGAGAACCACCATCCACGGCAATGAGACTGAATTTTATATCTGCCTGTTCCTCTCTGTCTAGTGGCTTTTCCAAAACCAGTTCAACATATTTGTCATCGCCACTCCGACTCCCATAGGAGACGCTAAAGTATTGGTTCTTGGGAGAGATGCTGTATGTCTGGACGCTATTGCTGCCAATATCAAGGTCCCGAGCCCCCTCCAGAGGGAAACAAGAGCCAGGCTCGCTCGTTTCTGGGATCTTAAAAGTGACACGTTCCGCAGGGAAAACGGGCGAATGGTCATTGATGTCTTGCAGGGTCACCTCGACCCGAAAGAACTGCAGCGGGTCGGCCAGCAGCAGCTCGAAGGCGAGCGTGCAGGTGTCGGCCTGGGCGCACAGCTGCTCCCGGTCGAGCCTGTCGGCCACGACGAGGCGGCCGCTGGCGCGGTCGAGGCGAAAGTGCTGCCGGCCGTCCTCGGCCAGCAGGCGGGCGCGGCGAGCCGAGAGCTGCGCCGGCGGCAGCGCCGCGTCCTGCGCCAGGTTGCCTACGAGGGAGCCGCTGTCCGCCTCCTCGGCCACGGAGTAGCGGATGGGCTGCGAGCGAGCGAGCGCCAGGGAGagcaaagcacacacacaaagcacTTGCCTTGCCATCGCCATGGCCCTcctccggcggcggcggcggcggcggtgtCCGATCTCCTTCTCGCGGATCTCTCGCGTAGTCCCCAACGAAAAGAGGCGGCGGTCGGGTCGGgtaccttccctctccctctgtaTTCCGGTCGGGTCGGCAGCCCGGAGTGCAGCCGCGGTGTCCCAGGCTCGGCTGGCAGAGCCAGCGCTCGCTGCCGCAGCCGCTGCCCGCTCCGCCCGGCTGGGCTgttgggagctgggctgggcttggctgtgctgagctgggctgggtcGGGCTCGGCGGCGCCTTAGCCGAGACCACCACCCAGCGGTGCGCGCTGGGActgcgcccgccgccgcccgctgccCGCGCTGCCGCTCGGCCCGGCCCACGGACACGCGCGCACACGCGCGGTGCCGCCGCTCGCCCTCggctgagcccggggcaggACGCGCGCACATGGTAGCGGGGATGGAAGTGCCCGCAAGGGTCGGGATGAGCCATGAGGACCCGCCGCTTTACTCAGATCGCACGAACAGCTCCGTCACCTGTCCCGAGTCTGTCCGCGCTCCCCGCTGCCCCCAGCCCGCGGGAAATCCTGAGCTCCCTGCTGCTGACCCGAGAGTCAGTGCCTTTTGAGAAACGCGGCAATAAAAGTCGCACAGGGCGTTTCCCAATGCAGCGTGAGGCAGAGGCTGAGCTCGGAAAGACTGACCCGACTTCCCCAACAGACAAACCCGCCTGGAGCCTCTGCAGTGGCAGCGCAGCGGTAACTGCACGGGCTGGGCATTCAACACTCTACCATCGGCATCGCCACGCTCTAGACACATGGGGACCCACCCAACATTACCTCAATAAACAGACAAAACGAGAAATAACCTCCCAGACTTTTGAAAAACCTTGGCAGAGCTTTTCGGAATTATTAATTCTACAAAAGATTCTTCCACACAAGGAATTAAGGAACGCTCTTTATTTCCCTCTTATACATTATTTCAGTTATAACACTCAGGGATATTCCAATTTAGAATGTTACTCTTTAAAACTTCATCACAACACAGACAGTGTGAGGCTTTTTGGATATTCCGTGCATCACATACATTAGTAAAGGTATCAGTTACTACAGATGGGGTGACAGTCCTTTTTAAAAGCAACAGGCAAAAAATGCTCAAGCCCAGTTCAGGGAGTACAAGGGAAAAGGGCCAAAAAAAGAACGCAAATGCTCTAACACAAACTCAGAAAGTCATGCTGGGACGGCTTCCCAGTTCAGTTCTGCTGAATCCAGGAACAGGAATGAGGAGATCAAACTCAAAGTTTTTTCACAAGCTCATCTTGAGTGTACCTTCAGAAAATGCTCTTTGAAGGACATTTGGAATTTTCATGCAATGCACCCAAAGACAATGAACAGGTTTTCACAACTCAGTACAGTTACAGTCTACCCCAACACTGTTTGTGCTGCTCTATTGCAAGGAGACAGAACACCCAATCCCCTCTTATCGGCCAAAGTATAGATCTTATTGTGCATTTTGCTGCCCTCCTCTGACATAAAGAACATCAATCCTCTGTACTCAAAGAATCAAAATACCCTCCTTGCCTGCTGAGCTGGAATTACCTGCTTTGCAAAGGCTGAGTGACAGGAATTCTCTGATTCACTGGGCAACACCAGTGAACATTAGGAAAAACACAGTGGCTGTGTTGACTGACATAGTGTCAAAAAAGAGAAGTGCACAGAGCCCACAGATGTCAGACAGAGACATCCGGAGTGCAGGAAAGAAAGAGCTTGGTGCTCACATGCAATTGTGACACAGTGCTGATCATTTCCTTACttttctgtgctgggaaaagGCTTTTGTGCATTTCAACAAGGATGAGGTTTGTCTGTCCCATTTTTTGTACCATACTGTTAGAGAACAGAATGAAACCTCCACTGTCTTGTCTGACAGCAAGAGATACAAGAGCTTAGCTGGGAGAGCTAACAGCATTCTTAAAGCCTGTCAGAAATGGCCTTAACAGACTTGAAACACATGAATAACTGAGTGAAAGAGTTTATGTTCCCTTTATTCTGTTTGCTTGTTGGTTTTCAGGGGAATGCAATCATATTCTGACTTACAATTTCCAGAATGTGGTTATGCCAAACGAAAATACAGATTTCCTCTAAAGGAACCATTCCCACAGTTGCACCCTGCAACCCCTCCTATCATGAGGCATGAAACCTTTGCCTGTGCTGACCCCGTACTAGTTAAAGGAAAGATGGTTGAACTGTTCTGCAGAGACAGTCCCAGCATCGTCCGGTGTCACGTcctctgtggggacagggacacaagGGAAAACCTGTTCCTCACTGGGGCCCCCGGCCAcggcccagggctgtggtggcaGGGCATGGGCACGGCACTGAACGCTCTATTGCCTGTATCTCCAAACTCAACACATGTACCCACCAAACATTACCTCACTGAAAGGacacactgggaaaaaaactccCAGACTTTTGAAAAAACTTGGCATAGCTTTCCTTGAAAGCATTTCTCTACAAAGACTTTTCTCTCTCCACACCAGGAATTAAGGTACTCTCTTTATTTCACTCTTACACATTATTTCAGTTTCTACACTCAGGGGTATCCCACTTTACAGTGTTACAGTTTATAACTTCAGCACAACACAGCGTGAGGCTTTCTGAATATTCCATTCCTCACAGACATCATTCAGAAAATGAGTTATTAGAGATGGCATGACAGTCCTTCTTAAAAGGAATAGGCAAGTAAATGCTCAAACACACTTCAGGGAGTAGAAGGGAAAAGGTCAACAGAGAATGCAAATGTGCTTACATAAAACTGGAAAGTCGTGGGGATAGCTTTCCATTCCATTGAGAAGCCTCTGGCTCCAGGAAAAAGAATGAGGAGACCAAATTCAATGTCTTTTCCACCAGTACATTTTGATTCTGCCTTCAGAAAATGTTCTTTGAAGGACACGTGGAGTTTTCATGGAATGCACCTCAAACACAACAAATATGTTTTCACACCTCTGTACAGTTACAGTCTGTGACCACActctttgtgctgctgtgttGCAAGGAGACAGAACACCCAACCCCTCCTACAGGCCAAAGGAAGAACTTATTGTGCATTTTGCTGCTCTACTCTGCAATAGAGAAGATGAGACTGATGTACTGAAAGGGTCAAAATACCCTCCTTGCCTGCTGGGTTGGAATGGCCTGCATAGCAATGGCTGAATGGGAGCAAATCCCTAATTCATCAGGCAGCACTAGTGatgcacagacagacacagtGACAAGAGAGCAAAGGACACAGGGCCCACACATCTCATCCAGACACATCCAGaacccaggaaagaaagagtgCTGTGCTTACACAACACTATGGCATTATTCACAACATCCTAATTTATCTAAGCTGGGAAAAAGTCTTTGTGCATTCAGCCAGGATGAGATTTCTCTGCCCAACGGTGCCATTCCATTACAGAATGGAATAAGTGGTCCACTGTCTTGTGTGACAGCAAAAGAGAGACAAGATCTTCTCTGGGACTGTTAACTGCATTACTAAAGTCTCTCAGAAATGTCTGAATCAGGTCTGAAACCTACTGCTGTCGGAGTGAAAGAGCTTTGGTACCCTTTATTCTGTTTGCTTCTTGGTTTTTAGTGGAACACAAGCATTTCCTCACTTACAGTTTCCCAGAATTTGGTTATACCAATTGCAATTACAGATTTATTCTGCAGAAACCATTCCCACAGGCTGAAtcctgcatccctgcctgccaCGAGGCAAGAAacctctgcctgtgctgaccCTGTGCTAGTTAAAGGAAAGACGATTGAACCGTTCTGCAGAGACAGTCCCAGCATCGTCCGGTGTCACATcctctgtggggacagggacacaagGGAAAACCTGTTCCTCACTGGGGCCCCCGCCCAtggcccagggctgtggtgtcAGGCCGGGGACGAAGGGCTTGAGGAACTTGAACTCGCTGTTGCCCGAGCCCGTGGTGAGGCTGATCTCGTAGCAGTAGGGGTGGGGCAgggtccctgcagcagctgcctcgGCCAGGCCGCTCGGCAAGTTGTCGGCCCCGTCAAGCACGTGGGCAGccttcagctcctttctcttgCACAGCCTGCGAGCCACGAAGGCTGCTGTGGAGGCgaggaagagcagggagacGAAGACCAAGGCAAGGATCAAGTAGGTGGTGAGGGAGCCAGGCTGGTCGTCGGTGGCGGGGCTGCCGTGCGGTTGGCGCAGGTCGGAGAAGTCCTTGAGCAGGAGTGCGCTGAGAGCGGCGGTGGCTGAGAGGGGTGGGCGGCCGTTGTCTCGCACCAGGACGACGAGCTTGTGCTTGACGCTGTCTCTGTCTGTCACGGGCCTCCTGAGCCTCACCTCGCCGCTTTGGGCAGCCACGGCAAAGAGCCCGGGGTCGGTGGCCCTGAGCAGGTGGTACGAGAGCCACGAGTTCTGCCCCGAGTCGGCGTCGATGGCCACCACTTTGGAGACGAGGTAGCCCGCCTCAGCCGACACGGGCACCAGCTCGCTGGAGGCCGGGCCGCTGTCGGGCGCCGGGTACAGCACGAGCGGGGCGTTGTCGTTCTCGTCCAGCACCAGCAGGCGGACGGTGACGTTGGCTCGCAGCGGAGGAGAGCCCGCGTCAGAGGCGCTCACCACCACCTCGCTCTGCCTCAGCTGCTCGTAGTCCAGCGCTCGCAGCACAAACACCTGCCCGCTCTCCGAGTTCACCGACAGGCACGAGCACCAAGGCCGCTCCGCCGCTTGCCCCGCTGACAGCGAATAGGTCACCTTGGCGTTGAGCCCCACGTCGGCATCTGCGGCACTCACGGCTCCAACCAGCACGCTGGGCACATTGTTCTCACGCACGTACATGGTGTACGAGCTCTGGTTGAAGACAGGCGCGTTGTCATTGACGTCCGAGATGGCCACGCTGAAGGTGTGGCTGCTCGTCAGAGGAGGGGAGCCCGCGTCTGCTGCTGTCACCGTCACCATGTACTGAGCCGTCTCCTCGCGGTCCAGGGCACTCACCGTCACCAGCTCATAGTAATTCTTGTAGGCTGGGCGCAGGGAGAAGATGAGCTGATCGTCGAGGGCACAGGAGACCTTGCCGTTGGCCCCGGCATCGCGGTCCCTGACACTGAAGAGGGCAACGACCGTGCCGGGCGCTGAGTTCTCGGCGAGGGGACTGCTGAAGGAACTGACCACCAGCTCCGGGGCATTGTCATTCACATCCAACACCTCCACCAACACCTTGCAGATTGCGGAAAGGCCCCCACCATCTGTGGCCCTCACAGTGAGTTCATGAGTCTCTGCTGCCTCAAAATCTAGAGGCTTTTTGAGTTTGATTTCACCTGTTATGGGATCAACCACAAATGCTGAGTCACTCTGGCCAACTGCTTCACTGAACTGATAGGAGATGTCCCCATTAGTTCCGGCATCCTGATCTGTTGCCAACACAGTCAGGACCACAGAGCCCTCTGGTGCGTTTTCAAAAACCTGCGCATCATACACCTCCTGTGTAAAGATGGGAGCGTTGTCATTGACATCCAGAACTGTAATGTGAATTTGGGTGGTCCCACTCCTGGGTGGAGAACCTCCGTCCACGGCAATGAGACTGAAATCCATCTCTGCCTGTTCCTCTCTGTCTAGAGGCTTTTCCAAAACAAGTTCAACATATTTCTTGCCCCTAATCCGACTCCCATATGAGACGCTAAAGTACTCGTTCTCGGGAGAGATGCTGTATGCCTGGACGCTGTTGCTACCAATATCAAGGTCCTGAGCAACCTCCAGAGGGAAACGAGAGCCCGGGTCGCCCCTTTCGGGGATCTTAAAAGTGACTCGTTCCGCAGGGAAAACGGGCGAGTGGTCATTGATGTCATGCAGGGCCACCTCGACCCGAAAGAACTGCAGCGGGTCGGCCAGCAGCAGCTCGAAGGTGAGCGTGCAGGTGTCGGCCTGGGCGCACAGCTGCTCCCGGTCGAGCCTGTCGGCCACGACGAGGCGGCCGCTGGCGCGGTCGAGGCGAAAGTGCTGCCGGCCGTCCTCGGCCAGCAGGCGGGCGCGGCGAGCCGAGAGCTGCGCCGGCGGCAGCGCCGCGTCCTGCGCCAGGTTGCCTACGAGGGAGCCGCTGTCCGCCTCCTCGGCCACGGAGTAGCGGATGGGCTGCGAGCGAGCGAGCGCCAGGGAGagcaaagcacacacacaaagcacTTGCCTTGCCATCGCCATGGCCCTcctccggcggcggcggcggcggcggcggtgtCCGATCTCCTTCTCGTGGATCTCTCGCGTAGTCCCCAACGAAAGCGGCAGCGGGCGGGTGcccttcttctccctctgtATTCCGGTCTGGTCGGCAGCCCGGAGTGCAGCCGCGGTGTGCCAGGCTCGGCTGGCAGAGCCAGCGCTCGCTGCCGCAGCCGCTGCCCGCTCCGCCCGGCTGGGCTgttgggagctgggctgggcttggctgtgctgagctgggctgggtcGGGCTCGGCGGCGCCTTAGCCGAGACCACCACCCAGCGGTGCGCGCTGGGActgcgcccgccgccgcccgctgccCGCGCTGCCGCTCGGCCCGGCCCACGGACACGCGCGCACACGCGCGGTGCCGCCGCTCGCCCGCggctgagcccggggcaggACGCGCGCACATGGAAGCGGGGATGGAAGTGCCGGCAAGGATCGAGATGAGCCCTGAGAGGTCGCCGCTTGACTCCCAGCGCACGGACAGCTCCGTCACCTGTCTCGCCTCTGTCCGCActcccccctgcccacagcccgCTCGTAGCCGTGagctctctgctctcctggcagGAGAGTCCGCGCACTTCGATAAACACGGTCGTAAAAGCGGCACAGAGCGTTTTCCACCGCAGCGTGAGGCAGAGGCTGAGCCTGGAAAGATTGAGCTGCCttccccaaacaaacaaaccggCTCGGAGCCTCCGCAGTGGCAGCGCAGCGGTAACAGCACGGGCACGGCATCGAACGCTCTATCGCCTGCATCTCCAAGCTCTAGACACATAGGGACCCACCCAACATTACCTCAAGAAATGGACAAAACGAGAAAAACTCCCAGCCTTTTGAAAAACCTCGACAGAGCTTTCCTGAATGAACGATTCTACAAAAGATTCTTCCACACAAGGAATTAAAGTACTCTCTTTATTTAGCTCTTAcacattatttcagtttttacaCTCAGGGGTATCCCAGTTTAGAATGTTACAGTTTAAAACTTCATCACAACACAGACAATGTGAGGCTTTCTGGATATTCTGTGCATCACATACATTATTAAAGGTATCAGTTACTATAGATAGAGTGACAGTCCTTCTTAAAAGGAGGAGGCAGAAAAATGGTCAAGCCCAGTTCAGAGAGTAGAAGGAAAAAGGGCCTAAAAGAGAACACAAATCCTCTAACAGAAACCCAGAAAGTTATGCTGGGACAGCTTCCCAGTTCAATTTTGCTGAATTCAGGAACAACAATGAGAAGACCAAACTCAAAAGTCTTTTTCACAAGCTCATCTTGATTCAGAAAATGCTCTTTGAGGGACACGTGGACTATTCATGCAATGCACCCAAAAACAATGAACAGGTTTTCACATCTCTGTACAGTTACAGTCTACCCCAACACCGTTTGTGCCGATATATTGCAAGCAGACACAACAGCCAATCCCCTCTTATCGGCCAAAATATAGATCTTATTGTGCATttcgctgctcttctctgacaCATAAAAGATGAGTGACACCTCTGTACTCAAAGGGTTAAAATACCCTCCTTGCCTGCTGAGCTGGAATTGCCTGCTTTGCAACGACTGAGTGAGAAGAATTCCCTGATTCACCGGGCAACACCAGTGAATATTAGGAAACACACAGTGGCTGTATTGACTGACGTAGAGACAAGAAATCAAAGCCCACAAAGCCCATATATATAAAACAGAAACATCCAGaacccaggaaagaaagagctTGGCGCTCACATGTCCTTGTGACACTGCACTGACAACTTCCTTACTTTCCTGAGCTGGGAAAGGTCATTGTGAATTTCAGCAAGGATGAGGTTTGTCTGTCCCATTGTTTGTGCCATCCTGTTATAGAACAGAATTAAAGGTCCACTGTCTTGTCTGACAGCAGGAGAGACAAAAGCTTAGCTGGGACTGGTAACCCCATTCTTAAAGCCTGTCAGGAATGACCTTAACAGACTTGAAACATATGAATGTCTGAGTGAAAGAGATTTTGTTCCCTTTATTCTGTTTGCTTGTTGGTCTTTAGTGGAACAGAAGCATTCCCTGACCTAAAATTTTCCAGAATTCGGTTATGCCAATTGCAAATACAGATTTACTCTGCAGAAACCATTCCCACAGGCTGGTACCTCAGACAGAGACATTCAGAACCCAGGAAAGGAAGAGCCCTGGGCTCACACGACAATATGACACTGACAGCAAGAGAGACAAGAGCTTAGCTGGGACTGCTAACCCCATTCTTAAAGTCTGTCAGAAATGGTTGAATCAGGACTGAAACCTACAACTGTCTGAGTGAAAGAGCTTTGGTTCCCtttattctgtttgtttcttgGTTTTTAGTGGAACACAAGCATTCCCTGACTTACAATTTTCCGGAATTTGGTTATGCCAATTGCAAATACAGATTTCCTCTGGAGGAACCATTCCCACAGGTTGGTATCTCAGACAGAGACATTCAGAACCCAGGAAAGGAAGAGCCCTGTGCTCACACGACATTGTGACACTGCACTCACAACTTTCCTGAGCTGGGAAAAGGCTTTTGTACATTACAGAGAGGATGAGATTTGTGTGCCCAACTGTGCCATTGTGTTACAGAAGAGTCTACAGTCTTATCTGACAGCAAGAGAGACAAGAGCTTAGCTGGGAGTGCTAACCCCATTCTTAAAGCCTGTCAGAAATGGCTGAATCAGTTCGGAAACCTACAACTGTCTGAGTT
This DNA window, taken from Pseudopipra pipra isolate bDixPip1 chromosome 15, bDixPip1.hap1, whole genome shotgun sequence, encodes the following:
- the LOC135422379 gene encoding protocadherin beta-15-like, with amino-acid sequence MCARPAPGSAEGERRHRACARVSVGRAERQRGQRAAAGAVPARTAGWWSRLRRRRARPSPAQHSQAQPSSQQPSRAERAAAAAASAGSASRAWDTAAALRAADPTGIQREREGTRPDRRLFSLGTTREIREKEIGHRRRRRRRRRAMAMARQVLCVCALLSLALARSQPIRYSVAEEADSGSLVGNLAQDAALPPAQLSARRARLLAEDGRQHFRLDRASGRLVVADRLDREQLCAQADTCTLAFELLLADPLQFFRVEVTLQDINDHSPVFPAERVTFKIPETSEPGSCFPLEGARDLDIGSNSVQTYSISPKNQYFSVSYGSRSGDDKYVELVLEKPLDREEQADIKFSLIAVDGGSPPRSGTTQIHIIILDANDNSPVFTKEVYLARILENTPEGSVVLTVLATDQDEGINGDISYQFSEAVSQSDSSFEIDPITGEIKLTKPLDFEAAETHELRVRGTDGGGLSAICKVLVEVLDVNDNAPELVVSSFSSPLAENSAPGTVVALFSVRDRDAGANGKVSCALDDQLVFSLRPAYKNYYELVTVSGLDREETAEYMVTVTAADAGSPPLTSSHTFSVAISDVNDNAPVFNQSSYTMYVRENNVPSVLVGAVSAADADVGLNAKVTYSLSAGQAAERPWCSCLSVNSESGQVFVLRALDYEQLRQSEVVVSASDAGSPPLRANVTVRLLVLDENDNAPLVLYPAPDSGPASSELVPVSAEAGYLVSKVVAVDADSGQNSWLSYHLLRATDPGLFAVAAQSGEVRLRRPVTDRDSVKHKLVVLVRDNGRPPLSATAALSALLLKDFSNLRQPHGSPATDDQPGSLTTYLILALVFVSLLFLASTAAFVARRLCKRKELKAAHVLDGADNLPSGLAEAAAAGTLPHPYCYEISLTTGSGNSEFRFLKPFGPGLTPQPWAVAGGPIEEQVFPCVPVPTEDVTPDDAGTVSAEQFNHLSFN
- the LOC135422374 gene encoding protocadherin beta-15-like, with protein sequence MCLELGDAGDRAFDAVPVLLPLRCHCGGSEPVCLFGEGSSIFPGSASASRCGGKRSVPLLRPCLSKCADSPARRAESSRLRAGCGQGGVRTEARQVTELSVRWESSGDLSGLISILAGTSIPASMCARPAPGSAAGERRHRACARVSVGRAERQRGQRAAAGAVPARTAGWWSRLRRRRARPSPAQHSQAQPSSQQPSRAERAAAAAASAGSASRAWHTAAALRAADQTGIQREKKGTRPLPLSLGTTREIHEKEIGHRRRRRRRRRRAMAMARQVLCVCALLSLALARSQPIRYSVAEEADSGSLVGNLAQDAALPPAQLSARRARLLAEDGRQHFRLDRASGRLVVADRLDREQLCAQADTCTLTFELLLADPLQFFRVEVALHDINDHSPVFPAERVTFKIPERGDPGSRFPLEVAQDLDIGSNSVQAYSISPENEYFSVSYGSRIRGKKYVELVLEKPLDREEQAEMDFSLIAVDGGSPPRSGTTQIHITVLDVNDNAPIFTQEVYDAQVFENAPEGSVVLTVLATDQDAGTNGDISYQFSEAVGQSDSAFVVDPITGEIKLKKPLDFEAAETHELTVRATDGGGLSAICKVLVEVLDVNDNAPELVVSSFSSPLAENSAPGTVVALFSVRDRDAGANGKVSCALDDQLIFSLRPAYKNYYELVTVSALDREETAQYMVTVTAADAGSPPLTSSHTFSVAISDVNDNAPVFNQSSYTMYVRENNVPSVLVGAVSAADADVGLNAKVTYSLSAGQAAERPWCSCLSVNSESGQVFVLRALDYEQLRQSEVVVSASDAGSPPLRANVTVRLLVLDENDNAPLVLYPAPDSGPASSELVPVSAEAGYLVSKVVAIDADSGQNSWLSYHLLRATDPGLFAVAAQSGEVRLRRPVTDRDSVKHKLVVLVRDNGRPPLSATAALSALLLKDFSDLRQPHGSPATDDQPGSLTTYLILALVFVSLLFLASTAAFVARRLCKRKELKAAHVLDGADNLPSGLAEAAAAGTLPHPYCYEISLTTGSGNSEFKFLKPFVPGLTPQPWAMGGGPSEEQVFPCVPVPTEDVTPDDAGTVSAERFNRLSFN